From Vigna unguiculata cultivar IT97K-499-35 chromosome 5, ASM411807v1, whole genome shotgun sequence, the proteins below share one genomic window:
- the LOC114183021 gene encoding probable glutathione S-transferase produces the protein MAASKEELTLLGVMGSPFLHRVQIALKLKGIEYKYVEDDLNNKSDLLLKYNPVYKMIPVLVHNDNPISESVVILEYIDDAWKHNPILPSDPYQRAQARFWAKFIDDKCVAPAWKSAFMVDETEKAKAKEELFEALGFLENELKGRFFGGDEIGFVDIAAVFIPIVQVIAGLPLFSSEKFPKLFQWCQDFHNHPLVNEVLPTKDQLSTYFKARVQSLAPKNKN, from the exons ATGGCCGCAAGTAAGGAAGAGTTAACCCTTCTGGGAGTTATGGGAAGCCCATTTCTGCACAGGGTTCAGATCGCTCTCAAATTGAAGGGAATAGAATACAAATACGTGGAAGATGATTTGAACAACAAGAGTGATCTTCTCCTCAAGTATAACCCAGTTTACAAAATGATTCCTGTGCTCGTTCACAACGACAACCCAATATCAGAGTCTGTTGTGATTCTTGAGTACATCGATGACGCATGGAAACACAACCCCATCTTGCCTTCAGATCCTTACCAGAGAGCCCAGGCTCGTTTCTGGGCCAAGTTCATCGACGACAAG TGTGTGGCTCCAGCATGGAAATCTGCCTTCATGGTTGATGAGACAGAGAAAGCAAAAGCTAAAGAAGAGTTATTTGAGGCTCTTGGGTTTCTAGAGAATGAGCTGAAGGGGAGGTTTTTTGGTGGGGATGAGATTGGTTTTGTGGATATTGCTGCAGTGTTCATACCTATTGTTCAAGTGATTGCAGGGTTGCCATTGTTCTCGAGTGAGAAATTTCCGAAGTTATTTCAATGGTGCCAAGACTTTCACAACCATCCACTGGTGAACGAGGTTCTGCCTACTAAAGACCAACTTTCTACCTATTTCAAGGCTCGGGTTCAAAGCCTTGCtcctaaaaacaaaaattag